Part of the Neorhodopirellula lusitana genome is shown below.
ATCCCTGAATCGGCAATTGGCAAGGTTGTGAAGTGCAGTTGTGGGAAACAACTTCGTGTGCCGGTTCCCAAAGGAGCTGGTGCAGCACCGGCAGGCGGCCGTCCGGAAGCTCCGCAGCAAGCTGCTAGCAGAGCCACTCAGCCAAGCAGACCCACTCAAACGCCTCGATCCGCTTCACAGGCCCGCCCCAGTCAGCCATCGGCGAGTCCACTGGGGGTCGACGCGGGGATGTTTGATGAATTAACCGAAACGGATTTAGCTCCTGTTGCAGTTGTTCCACAACCTGGTGTGAGGCCAGCTGGCGGTGGCGGTGGCGGTGCGGCGCCAAACCCTTATGCATCTACGATGACGGACGCACCGGCGTCGGGGGCCAAGTTGGGACCGCTCGCGTCGCAGAACAAGCGATTTGCGAACTACTTCCTGGATGGAATCTTCACGTACATGATCTCATTCGCAATTGGGATGGTCTTCGCAATTGTCATGATTGGTCAAAACAACGGCGAACCTCTGTCGCCTGATCAGGAAGCGAACATGAACTTACTCGCTTCCGGACTTGGAATGCTTTCGTTCGCCATCTACTACTGTTTGATGGAGGCGTTTTGCGGGGCGACCTTGGCGAAGTTCATCACGGGCACCCGCGTGGTTGCGGAAGATGGTAGCAAAGCCGGTTTTGGTAAAATCTTGGGTCGGAGCTTAGCTCGGATGATTCCGTTTGACCCCTTGTCGTTCTTGTTTGGTGACACGCGACTTGGCTGGCATGACACGCTATCAGGAACTCGAGTGGTCGATATCCGCAACGGCTGAGGTACGGCCTGGGGTCTCGGGTTCGCCGGGTGATTAGGTGTCGGCGATTGTTTGTGAGGACTTGGGTGTCGGCACAGGAGCCTGTGCCGACGACGGGCTTTGCAGTCGCTTATTGCTCCTGCGGAAGTATAGGAGGCGCCGCTTTCTTTACGACTTTGCTTTCATGCGGGCGATGTCTTTCTCGATGGTGACAAGCTGTTGCTTGAGGGTATCGAGTGACTCGCGTTCTTTGGCGACGATGTCAGCAGGAGCTCGGCTGACAAAGTTTTCGTTTCCGAGTTTGGATTCCTTGCCTTTGATCTGGCCGGTGATTTGACCGAACAGTTTTTCAAGGCGGCTGACTTCCGCTTCGACATCAATGAACTTTTCAAGGTCGACGTGAACGTCGATGTTGATGTCGGCCAAACCAACGTGGGCATCGGTTTCGAATGATGCTGCATCCGGACCAATGGCTGTGACCTCCGCCGATGCCAGTGCCGTGAAGTAGGCGGACATGGGTTGCAACCGTGCTTGCGAGTCGGCATCACAACGAATGGCGACTGGGACGGTTTCGCGAGGCGGTATATTTTGCGCGGCACGGATTTGGCGGATCGCGGCCACGATCTCTTGGAACTCGCTGAATTGCTGTTCGATGATTGGATCGTGATGTTCGGCGATCGCTTCGGGCCACTCCGCCATCATGACAAACTCGCTCGCTTTCGTTGGCGTGGGAACACCACGGGTTGGTGCGAGTTCACCGAGGTAGCTCCAGACGGATTCGGTGACGAACGGCATGATTGGATGCAGTAAGCGGAGCAGTTGATCGAGCCCGTGTGCGATCACGTTTTGCGTGACTGCGGCTTGAGCCGGGTCGCTTAGCCGGGGCTTGGCGATCTCGACATAGAAGCTGCAGAACTCATTCCAGGCGAAATCGTAAAGAATGCGAGAGGCTTCGGCGTATTGGTAGTGGTCGATTCCCTCGCTGACTTGTTTCGTGACCGTCGACAATCGGCTGAGCAGCCATTTGTCCTCGATTGGAAGTGTTTCCACATCGATCGCTTGCGGCTTGAAACCGTCTAAGTTCATCAGTGTGAACCGAGAAGCGTTCCAAAGTTTGTTGACGAAGTTGCGAGCGGTTTCGAACCGTTCACTGACCACGGCAGCTTTGGGGAACGCTTTGTCTTGTTCGGTTTCAGCCCACTGGGTCGAGAAAGTTTCCTTGCAATTAGGGCACTGTACCGATGCAGCTTTCTGTGTTTTGCGGGTTTGATCGACAAGCTTTTCGCAATGCGGACATTCGTACTGAACGGGCAGGCGAACGTCTTGGGTTTCGGTGGCGAGGCGAGCCAGCCCGAACCGCAATGAGTCTGGGCCGAACTTGTCGACCACGTCGTTGGGGTCGACGCCGTTGCCCTTCGACTTGCTCATGCCTTCACCAAAACCGTCCATGATCTTGGAGTGGATGTAGACTTCGCTGAACGGAACTTCGCCCAGATTGTTCAGGCCCATCAGCACCATGCGAGCGACCCAAAGGGTAATGATGTCGCGTGAGGTGATCAGCGTGGCAGTCGGATAGAACTTGGCAAGTTCGGGGGTTTCTTGCGGCCAGCCCAATGTGCTATGCGGCCACAGTGCGGACGAGAACCAGGTGTCGAGCACGTCGGCGTCTTGGACTAGACCGGTCGCTTCGACGGCGGCCTGGAGTTCTTCGTTTTCGTCGCGGATGCAGGCGAAGACGGCGACGGTGGAGTCACTATCCGCATCGGTTTGGTGATGCAATTGGCCAGGGTACTTGCTGGCGATGGCGTCGAGTTTGTCGGTGATTGCCTTGGCGTCCGCGGTCGACAACGTGGAGGCTGTCCAGATGGGAATGCGGTGTCCCCACCAAAGTTGTCGGCTGACGGGCCAATCACGTTTTTCGCTGAGCCAGTCGAGATAGCTCTTGCGATAGCGAACGGGGAAAATCTTCACTCGTTCGTCGGACACGGCATCCATTGCCGATTGTGCGAGTTGATCCATGGCCACGAACCACTGGTCGGCCAGGTACGGCTCGATCGGTGTCTTGCTGCGGTCGCTGACGGGCAACTCGATGTCGCGGTCTTCGATGTCGCCGAGTCGGTCGATGGCTTCCAGGTCCGCGACGACGGCCTTGCGTGCCTGCGGGATGGTCAGCCCTTCGTACTTGCCGCCTTCCGAGTTGATCGTTCCATCGGGGTTAAGGATGTTCAGCATGGGGAGGTCACAACGCAGGCCGACTTCGTAATCGTTCGGGTCGTGCGCCGGCGTGATCTTCACGCTGCCGGTACCCATTTCGGGCTTTGCCCATTCGTCGGCAACCAGGCGGATTTCCCGGTCCAACAAAGGCAGTCGCAACATGCGGCCGTCCAGCGCCATGTCGCGAAGTTGGATCAGTAACGGCAGCATGTCGGCGCGTCGCTGATCGAGTGCTTCGAGTTGTGCTTCCAGGAGAGGCTTCTCCTTTTCGGAAGCACCGGCCAGTTTTTCCTTGAGTTCAGCAGCGACTTGATCGAATGCGGATTCGGGATCAGGGTGCACGGCCACGGCGGTATCGCCGAGCATGGTTTCGGGGCGCGTGGTTGCGATTTCGATCGTCTTCGGTTCGCCTGGCTTGGGATCGATGACGGGATAGAAGATATGCCAGAAGTGGCCTTTCTTGCTGACGTTGTTGACTTCATCGTCGCTGACGGCGGTTTGCAGGAACGTGTCCCAGTTCACCAATCGTTTGCCGCGATAGATGCGTTGTTTGCCGAACAGATCGAAGAAGGTGGCACGCACGGCGGCGGCGCACTGATCGTCCAGGGTGAATCGCAAACGTTGCCAATCGCAACTGCAGCCCATTCGTTTGAGCTGTTCAAGGATGCGTTCTTCGTATTGGTCTTTCCATTGCCAAATCCGGTCCACCAAGGCTTCGCGGCCGAGATCGTGGCGAGTTTTGTTTTCGTCTTCCTTAAGTCGACGTTCCACAACGGCTTGGGTGGCGATGCCAGCGTGATCGGTGCCGGGAACCCACAGTGTTTCGTAGCCCTGCATCCGTTTGCGCCGAACGACGATGTCTTGCAGGGTGTTGTTCAGGCCGTGGCCCAGGTGCAATGCACCGGTGACGTTGGGCGGTGGGATTACGATTGCGAAAGGAGGCTTGTCGCTGGTGGGATCAGCGTGGGAACAGCCAGCGTCTTCCCAACGTTTGGCGATATCAGATGCGGCTTGAGCGTGGTCGAAACGATTTGGGATTTCGGTCATGGGATCAAGTTTTCAGAGGTCGGTATTTGATGTTTGAATGTTGGGAGCGAACCGCTGCGGTTAGGCTGGTTTGGCTTCTTGATGGAGTTTGTATTCGACGCTATCGACCAGAGCTTTCCAGCTGGCTTCGATGATATTGTCGCTGACCCCGATCGTGCCCCAGGATTCTTTCCCGTCGGTGCTTTCGATGTTGACGCGGATGGAGGCCGCGGTGCCACATCCTGAATCCACGACACGGACCTTGTAGTCGATCAGGCTGATCTCGCTCAGTTGCGGATACGCCCCCGTGAGTGCTTTACGCAGCCCTGCATCAAGCGCGTTGACCGGGCCGTGGCCTTCGGCGGCATCGAACCAGAGGGTGTCACCGACCTTCAGCTTGATGATCGCTTCAGCGAAAGCGACGCCGCTTTGGACGTCTCGATCGCCGGCGACGATTCGGTATTTGATCGTTTCGAAGTGCGGCGTGAACTTGCCGCTGACGCGTTTGATCAGCAAGTCGAAAGACGCGGTGGCGGATTCGAATTGGTAGCCTTGGTTTTCCAGCCGGACGACTTCCGCGAGGATCTTGCCCATCAGTTCTTTGTCGTCGGCGAGATTGTGTTTACCAGCGACCGCTTCGATGTTGCTGCGACCGGACAGTTCGCTGACCAGGATGCGGCGTTCGTTGCCTACTAGCGCGGGATCGATGTGCTCGTAGGTGGAGGCGGCTTTGTTGATCGCGTGGACGTGCATGCCGCCTTTGTGGGCGAAGGCGCTTTGTCCCACGAACGGTTGGTTGCCACGCCACTGCAGGTTGGCGGTTTCGTAGACGAACCGGCTCAGCTCGGTCAGCGACTTCAGCGATCGGCCGCCCAGGACTTCGTAGTTCGGTTTTTTCAGTGAGAGATTGGCGATGATGGCGATCAGATCGACGTTGCCACAGCGTTCACCGATGCCATTGATGGTGCCTTGGACCTGGGTTGCCCCGGCGTCGACGGCGGCGAGTGAGTTGGCGACAGCCAGTTCGCTATCGTTGTGGCAGTGGATGCCGAACTGGACGTCGTGGTCTTGGAGTGCGGCTTGGGCGGCGAGCGTGATTTCGGTGATTTGTTCGGGTAGGGTCCCACCGTTGGTGTCGCACAGGACCATCCATTTCGCGCCTCCGGACGCGGCAGCTTGCAGCGTTTTGAGAGCGTATTCGGGATTGGCTCGGTAGCCATCAAAGAAGTGCTCGGCGTCGTACAGCACTTCGCTGTGTTTGGCCAGGAATGCCGTGCTTTCGCCGATCATGTCTAGGTTTTCGTCGAGCGTCGCCCGCAGGACCTCGGTGACGTGGTAGTCCCAGGTTTTTCCGACCATGGTGCAGCAGGGTGTTTGGGCGGCGACAAGGGCTTTCATGCCGGGATCGTCTTCGGCTTTCATGGATCGCCGCCGAGTCATGCCGAAAGCGCAAACCTTGGTTTTGCCCATGTCGAGCTTGCGAACTTGCTCGAAAAAGGCCACGTCTTTTTCGTTGGAAAGCGGGTAGCCTCCCTCGACGAATTCGATGCCAATTTCAGCCAGCCGGGCCGCGATGTTGAGTTTGTCCTGTAGCGAAAAGCTGACGCCTTCGCCCTGGGAGCCGTCCCGCAGGGTGGTGTCGTAGATCGCGATCGGCTGAACGGCCAGATTGTCAGGGTTGGCGGATGGGGAAGCGTCGGAGGGGGCGGTCATGGGGGTAGAGATCGCGAAAGCTGGGGGGACGGTCGAATCGATAAGGGCCGGCGAGTTCAGGAAACCAGTTGTTCAGGAGACTGTTTGTTCAGGAAACCAGGTGCTCAGGGAGCCAGGTGCTCAGGGAGCCAGGTGGATTAACTGATTCCTCGATCATCGGTCGAGTTGGGAAGAATCGGCGGGGTTTGATAGGGATTGTCGGTGGTCACGGGAGGCGGTTTTAGCGTGACGGTAGTTTCAGGCGTTGGATTGGACGCCTTGGCGGACAATGCCTGGGAAGTTGAGTCTCGTTTGCGCTGTTTTTGCCAAATCCAGGCAACCAGGGCAAAAATGAGGCACAATCCGGTCATCACCACGACCAATCGCAACGAGATTGGGTTCACGTAGCCGCCCCCGACGTATTGCAAGGCCAGGACGAACAAACGGCCTCCGCCCAGCAGAGTTCCGAGTGCCGCTAATCCGGTTGCGAACGACACCGCTCCCTCGCGTCGGTGCGGATTGAGCGAAACAACGCCCAAAAACAGCATCGGAATGCCGAACATCATCGGAATGAACTGGGTGTAGCTCTTCTGAGTGGTGACGCTGAGCCCGGCGATAGTCAACCCGCACAGCAACAATCCGAAAACGATACCGATTCTGGCCATGGGCATGTTGTAGCGTGAAAATAGGAATTTTCGTAGGGCCAGACGATTTTCGTTAGTCCCGGTGGACTGCAGGATAATTGTGACAGAAGCCAAAAAAATTTCCTCCCAAGAGGCGAAGTGTTCGGCGTGAATGTGAAGCCTGGTAAACCTTGACGGGCCGGTTACGCGTGATCAAGCAATTGTGCCTTTGGACCCGATGACTCCCCTCGTACCGGTCATTCTGGCTGGCACACAGCTTCCGTTCATTTCGGTTGGCTCGGTGGGTGCGGGGATTGCATGAATTTGATTTACTATTTTTTCGGGACGCGCTGTCAGGCCGTACCGGAGCGTTTGTTCGTCCCTGGATCCGGGCAAGGCAACTCGTTGTCAAAAACCGGAGCATTGGTGGCTGTACTCGCCACGGTGTTGGCCAGTGCCGCAGTTCCTTTTGCTGTTGCCGGTGAACTGGAGGGCGTGCGAGCGACCAGCTTCCGAGCTGGTTCGAGCGATGTCGATCGGCATCGCTCATCGCGTGAAACGCCAACTGTGACCGCGATTCGGCGTGCTTCGCCGTCCGTCGTGAACCTGCATGGTCAAAAGACGCTGCGGAATTCTGCTGCATCCCACGCTGGTGCGGTGGGCGACGTTGCGAAACAGGTCAACGGCATGGGCACCGGGGTCGTCATCGACTCACGGGGCTACGTCGTGACCAACTACCACGTTGTCGAAGACGTGTATGAGATCAACGTCACCTTGCATAACGGTGAAACGACCCGTGCTGACTTGGTGACATCGGACCCGAGCAGCGACTTGGCGGTTGTCAAACTTCGCGGGTCGGGACCTTTCGAGACGATTCCGCAAGGCCACAGCGACGATCTGATGATCGGTGAATCCGTGATCGCGATTGGCAATGCTTTTGGATACGTTCACACGAGCACCGTTGGCATTATCAGCGCACTGCATCGGGACATTCCCGTCAATGAAACGCAGAGCTATCACGATTTGATCCAAACCAGTGCCGGCATCAACCCTGGAAACTCGGGCGGTCCCCTGTTGAACATTGATGGCGAGATCATCGGGATCAACGTGGCGGTTCGGGTGGGAGCTCAACAGATTGCGTTTGCCATTCCAATCGATCAAGTGCTTGAGACGGTGAACGACATGGTCACACGTCACAACGACCGTCGATTCGTGATTGGTTTGCGTGGCACGAGTGACCGTGCCGGTGGGCTGCGAGTGGTGGATCTCAACGACGGCGGTTCGGCTCAACAGGGCGGCTTGAAGCCAGGTGATCGAGTGCTGAAGGTGCAAGATCGTTCGGTGAAGACTCCGCTTCAGTATGCGTTGTCCGTTTTGGATGCGACCCCGGGTCAGAAGCTTCGAATGGAGTTCGACCGTGATGGGGAAGTGTACGAGACCTTTGTGGCGACACTACCCAATTCCGGCAGCACGTCGGATCCAACGGCCTCGCTCGCTTGGCAGGTCATTGGCGTCGCGGTGCGTCCCGCAAGTGACTCGTTCACTCGCCGGATGAACAGTCAGCTGAGCACCAGCTATCGAGGCGGCTTGGTGATTACGGACGTGCGTAGCGGATCAGCAGCGGACGAACAGGGAATTCAAGTTGGCGACGTCTTGCTCGGCATTCATTCCTGGCAAACATCCAACTTGAGCGACCTGGCTGGAATCTTGGAGCATCCTGAAATTCAGAGTGGCCCGAACGCCAAGTTCTATGTCGTTCGTCGTGACAAGACGCTCTACGGACATATGCAACTCGCTAGCCAAACGGGCACGAGTCGTCGCTAGAGTCGTTTGCAGATAACGGGTGAGCGTGTCTTGCACGTCATCCCGTTCTGGGGCGAACTCGCTAGTTCGCCACCCAAATCAAGGCGGAGATGGAATCGTCCTGGGACGAAGGGTTGTCGAAGTCACGCACCCGCATGCGTGGCCATCGAGAGTCCTTCGTCGACCCAGCAGGACGTCCGTCTTCGCCTTTTTTCGTTAGGCAGCCGCTGTTGGTGTTGAGGTGAATGGCAGCTTCTATCGCCGGCGTAGCATCTCAGTTGGCGTGCATCGTTGATGCAACGTCGGCGTTTAGATCCGCGACACGTATTGGCTGCTTAGTCGGCGGATCAAACGTTTCATCTCAAGGATGCTGACAACCGATGAGACGCGTGAAACGGGTAGCTCGAGCGACGCGACGATTTCATCGATCGCGGTTCCCGTAGTTGAGATGAGATCGAGAACCGTTGTTTCGACCTCGTTGAGTGACAGTTCGGCACCGTTGCGTACTTCTCGTTCGGCTTGGTTGAGCGGTGATTCACCGGAGTAGGCGTTGCCGTTTGCAGAGCCCTGTGTGGTGGTCCGGGCGGTAGTGGGGTAATTGACCGGTTGGCTAAATGGCCCCAGTAGTTCAAGGACATCATCGACATGGGCGACCAGCGTCCCGCCATCGCGGATCAGTTCGTGGCATCCACTGGAGGCACGGCTGTTGACTGGGCCGGGCAAGGCACCGACGCCGCGTCCAAGCTCACTGGCAAGCCGAGCGGTGATCAACGCACCGCTGCGTTGAGGCGCCTCGATGACCAGCGTCGCCAGGCTGGCGGCGGCTATCAATCGGTTGCGTTGCGGGAACATCCCGCCACGCGGTTTGGACATGGGTGAGTACTCGCTGAAGACAGCGCCGCTTTGTGAGATCTCGTCCGCTAGGCCAGCGTTTTCAGGGGGATACATCTGGCCCAGTCCGCCACCCAGAAAAGCGATCGTCCGGCCGCCGGCTTCCAGTGCCGCACGATGAGCGGCGGTATCGATGCCCCGTGCCAGCCCGCTGATGATGGTGACCGAAGCCGATGCGAGATCGCGAACAAGCCGCTTGGTTTGTTGCAGTCCGTACGGTGTCGCGTGGCGAGTTCCCACGATGGCGATCGAGAAGGCATCGCGTGGTTCCCATTGGCCACGAACGAACAGGATTGGTGGCGCGTCATCCAGTTCTTGAAGGGAAGTTGGATACGGCTTCGCTGTTGACGCTTTCGCATTGGATACGGACACGTCCAGGTCGTCGCCCACGTCTGGCTGTTCAGGTTGGACGATGTTGACGTTGTTTTGGTCGCACCAGTTCAATAAGCCTTCCACATCGACATGATCCGTCGCGGTGCGGATGGTGTGTGCGAGCTTGGGGCCGACACCCGGCACTCGTTGCAAAGCATCGTTGCTGGCGCGAAGGACTTCCGATGCGGAGCCGAAGACTTGGAACAGGACCGAGAGGCTGCGTGGTCCGAGGCCGGGAAGAAGGCACAGTTGCAACCGGTCACGCAGCAGCGGATCGATGTTGTTGATGTCGATGGATGGAGGAGCGGTTTGCTTCGCCTCCAGATCGATTTGCTCTTCTTGCCAGATAAACAGTTCTTCAGACAAACCCCTGCACCCCCAACGAGTTCGCTCGGTATCGCGTGATGCGATTGTAGCGGAGCCTGAGTGGCTCGTGGGGATTTCGTTTTGCGCCTAGTTGGCGATCTGGACTCGTTTATCGCTTAGGGAATGGGCCTGGAATCTCAGGTTCCTGGAATCACTGTTCCCGGCATCACTGTTCCTGGCATCACTGTTCGGTTCGTGGTAGCCGATGTCGCCAGACTTCGGGGAAACGGTGTTCTGCCTGAGCTCCGGTCTGCCTAAACGCTGGTCTGCCTGAGCTATGGCGAACCAGCTATCCATCCTTTTTGGGGACGGTCTTTTAGCGTGTGGCCGTTGCGGGCGTTTCAGGTTCTTTCTTTTGCATCTTGGCTTCCCGGCGAGGTTTGATCATCGGGGGTAGCTGCTTTCCCTTGGGAATGAACTTCATCGAAATCGAATTGACGCAGTGTCTCGTGTTCTTTTCGGTCATTCGTTCGCCGTGGAAGACGTGTCCGAGGTGTCCACCGCAATTGCTGCAAAGGATCTCGATGCGTTGCCCATCGGCGTCGGTTTGCCGGCGAACGGCACCTTTGATCTCATCATCGAAGCTCGGCCAACCACAATGGCTTTCGAACTTGTCTTCGCTGTTGTAGAGTTGGGCGTTGCATTGGCGGCAAATGTAGATGCCGTTCCGCTTGGTGTTGGTGTAACCGCCCGGTCCGGCCCGCTCGGTGCCTTTTTGCTGGATAACCCAGCGTTCGAATTGGTTGAGCGGGTTGTAGTTCCCGTAGATGACTTTTTGTTCGGTAGCGGCGGTGTCGGAGGCGGTTGCTTCCGCATCCGAGTCAGTCGCCGGAGAATCATTTTCAGATGTGGTCTGATCCGTTGCAGACTCACCGGCGACGGATTCCGTCAGAGCGTCGATGGCCTCCAGTGTGGCCGTTTTATCGTCGCTGACGGCAGGCCGCAGCAGTGCGGTTGAGGCGAAACCGAGCAAAATGAGTCCGGTGAACAACCCGGTTCGAGATAACATCAATCAGTCTCCTGGGAAAATGGTGAAGCCGCCTGGCGGGCGGCGGCATCAACGTGGCTAACGGCGAAGCAAGGCTCTGATGGATAGTACATCAGTGGGAATGGCATCGTTCATTCAGCGGATTTGTACGACACCTCTACCCAAATGGTCAAATGGCTCGATCGCCCGCTATTGGCGACCTGCAATCGGCATCGGGACTTTGTAGAGCGACGTCCGAGCGGTCACGACTAGCATTTTTCGATCGGCACCCATGAAAGTGACGTTAGCGGGCTGTTCGGGGAAGGTGACCGTGCCGAGATGTTGACCTTGAGGGCTATAGATCTGAACGCCTAGATGGGTGGTTATATAGAGATTCCCTTGCCGGTCCATTGTCATGCCATCGCCGCCGGTGTCGGTCTTGCCTTCGGGTTGTTTGAGGACACAGAACGTGCGGTGGTTGGCGAGCTTACCCGGTTCGCTGATGTCGTACACCAACATTTCGGCTTGTTGGCTCGGGATGACATACAGTTGTTTTTCGTCCAGAGACAATCCGATCCCGTTGGGTGCCTTGATGTGATCGGTCAGTCGTGTGACGACTCCATCGGGTGACCGGTAATAGACCGCTTGGATTTTTTGTGGAAGCGGTTTGGGTGCGTTGTAGAGCGGGTCGGTGAAATAGACGCCGCCCTGTTGGTCAACGACCAAATCGTTACACGCGTTGAACCGAGTGCCGTTGTATTGATGGGCCAGCACTTCGCGTGCGCCGCTTTTCAGGTCGTAGCGAACCAGGCTGCCTTCCATTTCACACGCCAGCAGTTGCCCGCCGGGTAACGCCCAAAGGCCATTGGCTCGGTTGGATTGGTCAGTGAAAACACTGAGTTGTCCCTCGGGCGAAATTCGATGGATGCGCGTATTGGGGATATCGGTGAAGTACAGCGAGCCGTCTTCGGCCATCGTTGGGCCTTCGGTGAACTGGAAGCCCGTTTGAATGTTCTCGATCGGACCGGTCGGTTTGATTTGGGCGACGGTCGGTGTTTGGGATGGAGTTGCTTGAGCGGATTGGTCCGCCTGGATGCTGCTTAGGTTCACTGCCGCTAGTCCGCTAACGACAGCGAGGCCAACGACCCATTGGCGAGTGGAAAACAGGGGGCAAACCCAATCAAATTTTGGAAGCATGCTGGATCTCTGGAGGGGAAACACAATCGACGGACCCGATGCGGGGCTCGTTGCATTGTATCAGCCATACACTGAGTTTTCAGCTCGAAGATGCAATGTGGGCAACCAAGAGACGCTGCCACATTTCCCGCTAAGTAGATCCCGTTTGGAAGGATCGAGCGGACCAGATTCGCCGCCCTTACTCGGGCTGGCTGACGCACTGATTATCAGAACGTCTCGGGGTAGATCACCAGTTCAACGCGGCGGTTGGCGACGCGGCCCGCGGGGGTTGCATTGTCGGCACGCGGGTTATTCGATCCGTGTGAGACGATGAAGAGTTGTTGGCCGGGCATGCCGCTGCGGCGTGTTAGTAAATCCAACAACGCGGATGTTTGAGCCGAGGTTAGTTGGTGAGGGCTGCCGTTGGCACCGCCATAAATCGGTGCATTGTCGGTGTAGCCTTCGATCCCAACGCGTTGACGTGGGAATACCGATCGAAGTTGGGCTGCGATGGGGTCCAGGATCGCGGCGGCTTGAGGTTGCAGTTGAGCGGTGCCGGGAGCGAACAGCTGGTCC
Proteins encoded:
- a CDS encoding SMP-30/gluconolactonase/LRE family protein, producing the protein MLPKFDWVCPLFSTRQWVVGLAVVSGLAAVNLSSIQADQSAQATPSQTPTVAQIKPTGPIENIQTGFQFTEGPTMAEDGSLYFTDIPNTRIHRISPEGQLSVFTDQSNRANGLWALPGGQLLACEMEGSLVRYDLKSGAREVLAHQYNGTRFNACNDLVVDQQGGVYFTDPLYNAPKPLPQKIQAVYYRSPDGVVTRLTDHIKAPNGIGLSLDEKQLYVIPSQQAEMLVYDISEPGKLANHRTFCVLKQPEGKTDTGGDGMTMDRQGNLYITTHLGVQIYSPQGQHLGTVTFPEQPANVTFMGADRKMLVVTARTSLYKVPMPIAGRQ